One Schistocerca gregaria isolate iqSchGreg1 unplaced genomic scaffold, iqSchGreg1.2 ptg000569l, whole genome shotgun sequence genomic window, AAGCACTTTCTTGAGACAGCTTGTATTTCATACGTTTAGAGCAAGTGTGGCATGCAAGTCACTAACAAGCCCTACTTGACACATTCTAAGTTTCAGACAATTTTTGACAATTTTACAATGCTATTTTTTGTTAAGAAAACCACAAACTATTcaagtaaaaggaaatttattgtctCAGGAAAGAGCTGCGCGTAGCTACTAATAGTATATCTAGAACATAAGCAATTAACTAAATCCTTTCAATCGCAAATTGTGACCATTGTACTTCTGGCGTTTTGAATGCATCGTAAAACTCTGCTAAATCAGACATGCTCTTTTTATTTTGCCCTTAAATGGAAAAATGGATTTGAATTTGGGTATGAGATGAGTATGACATCCAGTCAACATTGAAATTTACTACAATTTTAAAAAGAGGGTTTGGACTAACTTTTTTAACTTCGAGATCTTAGCATATATATTCAGCAAAATCCCGGATGACGTAGTACCGGTCAAGGTGATTCCccttgaaaaaaaagaaatttctgtcCTAATTAAATTGAACAACTCCATCTCTAGCCGACCTCATGACATTTTCCCTGAGAGCAAGTGCATTCTCGCCAATTTGCAGGCAAAAATTGACAAATGCATCAAAACGTTGAAAATAGCTCTTATTACGTCATCAGGATGGAGAAATGCTAGCGATTATATTCTGTCTCCATCAAACACAGCCGTTCAATATCTACTTGCGACAAATCTCAAAAAATCGGCCAGAGAATTTTTGAAACTGAGTACTCGACCCTACACGGGTATTGCTGACGACGAACTGGCAAGCTGCTGGCTCCAAACCCTGTCGCGCTCTATGGCAGTCACCAACGGATTTGATGCACTAGAATTATTAATACATAGTTTTCGTATATGTCGCGGGCTGTCTTCTAGCAAGCCAGATGCCAATCTCTACATTCGACAATTCATCAGTGTCGACCCCTCGTTAGTGCTAAGGGTGTTTGTGTTTGATGGTAGAATAACAGGAATTACTCAGAAGTATGCGTTGTACTCAAAGTGGCTTATCAAACACAAAAAGCAGGTCGAAGTCAATTTGATTGAGTTTGTAGAACATAAAATTATACTCCTGGTACAGACAAAGAGCTACATATTAGATGTAGCCTGCTTTCCCTTGGCAGCTACCGAGCCAGAAAGTGACTCAGAGCGCTATTTTTATAGGTGTTATAACAAAGAATATGGAGATTCGCTCAACCCAGATTCAAGGTTTGTCTTGCTACAAATACTCCCGTTTAGAATCAATTTCAAACCAGGACTTTTCCAATGGCATTTGGATTCTAAAATACTAAAGGAGGGACCCAGAGAAATGAGGatcaaagaaacacaaaaaatccCTCACACCAATTCAAAGTTTGATGTTCATGTCGGACTTGTTGTCATCTATGAGAATTGGCTACAATATATTAACGCAGTTTTGGATGAACTTAGACCTCTGAAAAAATTGAAACGTCTGATCATCAGACAAGCTGTCATCTGGTTAGAAGTATTCATACTTATCTATCTCATACGAGCAATCTATATAATATTTGACGAGCTGCTCAAAAAAGcgcaattaaaaaaatatattttttattaaaaaaaaaaggccgaTGATATCATCGTCTTTGTTCAGTAGTGTTAGCACCGGTATCTTGTACGTTACATGCACAGAAATATGAGGATTTGGCCTCAACTCTCTCTCTCGTTCTGCTTTCGAAAGAAGATGCACCCCCACTTACCTGCTCTTCCTTTATGTTCATGTATCAATAACATATTTATCCTCCAATTAAAAAATTTTTTTCTGATAGTGTGTACCAGAAATGCAAGGACGACTAATAGCTAACTTTCTCTTTAGTTTTTATCAGATATAGCCATGGGTAGACGTCCGGCCAGGTGCTATCGCCTCATCAAGAATAAACCTTACCCAAAGTCGGAGTACTGCCGTGGTGTTCCCGACCCTAAAATTCGCCTATATGATAATGGGAAAAAGCGTGCTAATGTAGATGCTTTTCCTCATTCTGTTCACCTTATCTCTTGCGTTCGTGAGAACGTCTCCTCGGAAGCCTTGGAGGCAGCTCGAATCTGTGCTAACAAATATGCCATCAAAATGACCGGAAAAGATGGTTTTCACCTTCGCGTCCGTGCTCATCCCTTTCACGTTCTTCGTATCAACAAAATGCTTTCCTGTGCAGGCGCTGATCGTCTCCAAACAGGTATGCGCGGTGCATTCGGAAAGCCCTATGGAACGGTCTCTCGCGTTTCAATCGGCCAGGTTTTGATTTCTATAAGAACTACCGAGGCAAACATCCCACACATGATTGAAGCTTTACGCTATTCCATGTACAAATTTCCAGGCAAACAGAAGATTGTCGTTTCATCCCGTTGGGGATTCACCAAATACACGCACCAGCAATACCGAGAACTGAGAGCTCAAAACAAGCTTATTCCTGATGGAGTCAACTGCAAAGAGATCAAACCCAAGGGCAGGATCAATCCCAAACTCTTCCAAAATAAAAATATCTAATGTCAGGACTTTCTAAAATTTCCCCTATAACATCGTCCTACTCTAAAAAAAATACCCTTCTTATCGCGGGTGATGCCCATCCCTTTTTCTAGAGGGAATCTAAGTTCACTTTATGAACTCAAATCGAAACCGAGTTTCCATGTTTTTAAGATCTCACTCTCCAAACTTAATTTGACCTATGATTGCGGTTTTCTAAAAAAAACTTAGAATCGAGGGTGACCAAGCGGTGCGGAGGCTttttttgtacctacgttttttttGACACATAATAACGTTTACCCTTGAAGCCATCATAGACTTTATAATTACCTGCCATTTGCTATGGCAAACCTTGTTATCAGTTCCGAACAAATAAGGAAATTTTATCGGATGCTGTGCAGGCTCGAAGGTAGAACAAGCTTCTCTaactctagccgatttttaaagcaACATCTTGTTCATAAGTTCAAAGTTTCAAAACCGCCAGAAAATCACTCCCTTGCTCGCGAAATAGAAATCTATAAAGATCTAATGCACTACAGAGAATCAGTAGAGCAATTCACTGTATGTATGGAATATCTCCAAAATACTTTGCATGTCCAATTGTGTCAATCTTGTCTAAACTTCTTCAATCCAGAATCTTTTGTATAAGTATCGTATTCTAAATCGTATGAGCGATAGGGAGTACATAAAACTACAAGCGAATCATCTCGGTTTATCTATGCCCAAATTTTCTGACGAAAAAGGAGACGCTAACACGTGGAAGACTTCGATCCGTCCCCCAGTAAATAAGTTCGCAGCTGAATAATTAAAACCAGAAAACTCAACAATAACACAAAATCTAGCAGTATTCTCTTCATTTCCATCTCCTTAGAAAAGCTGATGTTATTTCACTTGGCCGTGCGCCATCTTAATGCAGAAGGCTTTCGACTTAAATGGCGGAGCCGAACTTTCATTCAGCTGGTGTATGATGTACTAAAAACATAAACATCTTTAAAATTGATTTTTGAGGTCTTGAATACATTTTTGGCTCGCTTTGCCGTGTGTTCGTTATGGACTTTTTGAATAAAGCAAGCCTTTCATGATTCTATTTTTTCGACCAAGTAGCGCCTCTTGCTGGTCAGTTGCAGCACAGAGTCTGTGTTCATATCCTATTGGTTAATACCAGGTTCCCGCAAATGCTTGTTTCTGAAATCAAGCTTTGTTTTCACGGTACAACGAGCGAATAGTTGAAGGTGTTGCCGTGTATATCAGTTTGGTCGTAGCCATTCCCATCGGCGAGTTCACTGGCGCGAAGGCCAAAAATTTGGGATACTGCGAAAGGCACGTGAGTAGTCACAGAATTAAATTACTGCAACCCCTCAAATTCACGCACATGCTGATATATAATAAGTTGCAATTTTGTGCTCGATGGCTTATATGGTTTAAGGGTGTTGCACATTAAATTCGCTTTTAGCTTTGTGGCGGTGGTGTACATTGGTTTGTATTTTGAAAGATAGTACAACAGCGTTCATTTTAGCAGGCGCGCTGAAGGCGGGTAGACCTTCAAACAGACGAAACTCTCGGTGAGGTGTGTGATATTGAAGCGCTCAGTAGTATG contains:
- the LOC126315292 gene encoding uncharacterized protein LOC126315292 — translated: MGRRPARCYRLIKNKPYPKSEYCRGVPDPKIRLYDNGKKRANVDAFPHSVHLISCVRENVSSEALEAARICANKYAIKMTGKDGFHLRVRAHPFHVLRINKMLSCAGADRLQTGMRGAFGKPYGTVSRVSIGQVLISIRTTEANIPHMIEALRYSMYKFPGKQKIVVSSRWGFTKYTHQQYRELRAQNKLIPDGVNCKEIKPKGRINPKLFQNKNI